Proteins encoded in a region of the Agromyces protaetiae genome:
- a CDS encoding M16 family metallopeptidase, which translates to MNGAVDLPLGTPELTFEASGDATVRRTVLPSGVRVLSERVPGARSATIGFWVAVGSRDEHPAGAGHPATFGSTHFLEHLLFKGTRERTALDIAISFDAVGGEHNALTAKEYTCYYAKVQDRDLLMAVDVLADMFTSSVLDADEFENERGVILEELSMAGDDPADVANERFFEAVLGDHPLGRPIGGSPDTIREARRDAVWAHYRANYRPQDLVVTVAGALDHDRVVARLARALETGGWDLDVTGAPEPRRSTVPVAVEGRRPTTIVERPLEQVNLLLGVPGLIATDPRRPTLSVLNTIFGSGMSSRLFQEVRERRGLAYSVYSFGTGYSDAGVFGMYAGCAPAKAPTVAGLMRSELERIAEHGVTGDELARAAGQLSGASALALEDSDTRMSRLGRAELTLGEFQDLDEALRRIALVTDDDVRALAADLAARPFSLVAVGATDETAFQGVVDDVPTTGVA; encoded by the coding sequence ATGAACGGCGCCGTCGACCTGCCCCTCGGAACTCCCGAGCTGACCTTCGAGGCATCCGGTGACGCCACGGTCCGTCGCACGGTCCTGCCCTCGGGCGTCCGAGTGCTCTCCGAGCGGGTCCCCGGCGCGCGCAGCGCGACGATCGGCTTCTGGGTTGCGGTCGGTTCGCGCGACGAGCATCCGGCCGGGGCCGGGCACCCCGCGACCTTCGGCTCGACCCACTTCCTCGAGCACCTGCTGTTCAAAGGCACGCGCGAGCGCACGGCGCTCGACATCGCGATCTCCTTCGACGCGGTCGGCGGCGAGCACAATGCGCTCACCGCCAAGGAGTACACCTGCTACTACGCCAAGGTCCAGGACCGCGACCTGCTCATGGCGGTCGACGTGCTCGCCGACATGTTCACCTCGTCGGTGCTCGACGCCGACGAGTTCGAGAACGAGCGCGGCGTCATCCTCGAAGAGCTCTCGATGGCGGGCGACGACCCGGCCGACGTCGCCAACGAGCGGTTCTTCGAGGCCGTGCTCGGCGACCACCCGCTCGGCCGGCCCATCGGCGGCAGCCCCGACACGATCCGAGAAGCGCGACGCGACGCCGTCTGGGCGCACTACCGCGCGAACTATCGCCCCCAAGACCTCGTGGTGACCGTCGCGGGTGCGCTCGACCACGACCGGGTCGTCGCCCGGCTCGCTCGGGCGCTCGAGACCGGGGGCTGGGACCTCGACGTGACCGGCGCACCCGAACCGCGTCGTTCGACGGTGCCCGTCGCCGTCGAGGGGCGCCGCCCGACGACCATCGTCGAGCGTCCGCTCGAACAGGTCAACCTGCTGCTCGGGGTTCCCGGTCTCATCGCGACCGACCCGCGGCGGCCAACGCTCAGCGTGCTCAACACGATCTTCGGCTCCGGCATGAGCTCCCGCCTGTTCCAAGAGGTGCGCGAGCGCCGCGGGCTCGCCTACTCGGTGTACTCGTTCGGAACCGGGTACTCCGACGCGGGCGTCTTCGGCATGTACGCCGGGTGCGCGCCCGCCAAGGCGCCGACCGTCGCCGGTCTCATGCGCTCCGAACTCGAGCGCATCGCCGAGCACGGGGTCACGGGCGACGAGCTCGCGCGGGCGGCCGGCCAGCTGAGCGGCGCCTCGGCGCTCGCGCTCGAAGACTCCGACACCCGGATGTCGCGGCTGGGGCGCGCCGAGCTCACGCTCGGCGAGTTCCAAGACCTCGACGAGGCTCTGCGGCGCATCGCGCTCGTCACCGACGACGATGTGCGTGCGCTCGCGGCCGACCTCGCCGCGAGGCCCTTCTCGCTCGTCGCGGTCGGTGCGACCGATGAGACCGCCTTCCAGGGTGTCGTCGACGACGTCCCGACCACGGGCGTCGCCTGA
- a CDS encoding histidine phosphatase family protein, which yields MTHHLYLVRHGEQLDAEHGLPDGPLSPRGRRQAEALAERLGGIPFDAAWHSPLQRASETAKIIAAKMPALEPEASPLLFDCIPSGPAPETPSAYDPFFGSVTDEEIDAGRAQMADAVAEFLRSSREDRHELLITHNFVIGWFVREVLGAPDWRWVSINQANCGLTVLTQKPGRPWSLVTHNDLSHLPPELRTGLPEPYML from the coding sequence GTGACCCATCACCTCTATCTCGTCCGCCACGGGGAGCAGCTCGACGCCGAGCACGGTCTCCCCGACGGCCCGCTGTCGCCACGAGGCCGGCGGCAGGCCGAGGCGCTCGCCGAACGCCTCGGCGGCATCCCGTTCGACGCGGCCTGGCACTCGCCGCTGCAGCGCGCCTCCGAGACCGCGAAGATCATCGCGGCGAAGATGCCGGCGCTCGAGCCCGAGGCGTCGCCGTTGCTATTCGACTGCATCCCCTCCGGGCCGGCGCCTGAGACGCCGTCGGCGTACGATCCGTTCTTCGGTTCGGTCACCGACGAAGAGATCGACGCCGGTCGCGCACAGATGGCCGACGCGGTCGCGGAGTTCCTGCGGTCCTCGCGCGAAGACCGGCACGAGCTGCTCATCACCCACAACTTCGTCATCGGCTGGTTCGTGCGCGAGGTGCTCGGCGCCCCCGACTGGCGCTGGGTGTCGATCAATCAGGCCAATTGCGGGCTCACCGTGCTCACCCAGAAGCCGGGCCGGCCGTGGAGCCTCGTGACCCACAACGACCTCTCGCACCTGCCGCCCGAGCTGCGCACGGGGCTGCCCGAGCCGTACATGCTGTGA
- a CDS encoding GNAT family N-acetyltransferase codes for MLRYREAAVTDPDAHALLTAYFDERAESFPPEQGSYRPTFPSPEQFEPPAGVFLVVEASEPGSGAAPLGCGGVRRIPPSADGLVRFEIKHLWLRPEARGSGGGRMLLRELEGRAIAFGAQELVLDTNASLEAAGGLYRASGYTSIAPYNDNPNATNWYGKRV; via the coding sequence ATGCTGCGCTACCGCGAGGCGGCCGTGACCGATCCGGACGCCCATGCCCTGCTCACCGCCTACTTCGACGAGCGCGCGGAAAGTTTCCCGCCTGAGCAGGGCTCGTATCGCCCGACCTTCCCGTCGCCCGAGCAGTTCGAGCCGCCGGCTGGGGTGTTCCTCGTCGTCGAGGCATCCGAACCGGGTTCCGGCGCCGCCCCGCTCGGCTGCGGCGGTGTGCGCCGCATCCCGCCGTCGGCCGACGGGCTCGTCCGATTCGAGATCAAGCATCTCTGGTTGCGACCCGAGGCACGTGGTTCGGGCGGCGGGCGGATGCTCCTTCGCGAGCTCGAAGGTCGGGCGATCGCCTTCGGCGCCCAAGAGCTCGTGCTCGACACGAACGCGAGTCTCGAGGCCGCCGGCGGCCTGTATCGCGCGAGCGGTTACACGTCGATCGCGCCGTACAACGACAACCCGAACGCGACGAACTGGTACGGCAAGCGGGTCTGA
- the dapB gene encoding 4-hydroxy-tetrahydrodipicolinate reductase: MTIRVAVAGATGKMGTLARNLIEAAGDLELHAALDSRSSLGELDGADVVLDVTHPAVSADIVRHAVTSGIPIVVGTSGWSADRIAEIHRLQRDREDARGVLFVPNFSVGSVLGSAFAAMAARFFDSIEIVEAHHAGKVDSPSGTAVRTAELMAEARGAEGPVAAPHADQRARGQLVAGIPVHSLRMTGLLAEQRVILGGTGETLTIAHSTGSAEAYEAGILLALRRATEATGIVVGLDALLDLGMPGVDAPAGAGTPGAR; encoded by the coding sequence GTGACGATTCGGGTCGCCGTGGCCGGGGCCACGGGAAAGATGGGCACGCTGGCGCGCAACCTCATCGAGGCCGCCGGCGATCTCGAGCTGCACGCGGCGCTCGACTCCCGCTCCTCGCTCGGTGAGCTCGACGGCGCCGACGTCGTACTCGACGTGACGCACCCGGCGGTGAGCGCCGACATCGTCAGGCACGCGGTCACCTCGGGCATCCCCATCGTCGTCGGCACCTCGGGCTGGTCGGCCGACCGCATCGCCGAGATCCACCGACTGCAGCGTGATCGTGAGGACGCACGGGGCGTGCTGTTCGTGCCGAACTTCTCGGTCGGCAGCGTGCTCGGCTCGGCGTTCGCGGCCATGGCCGCGAGATTCTTCGACTCGATCGAGATCGTCGAGGCGCACCACGCGGGCAAGGTCGACTCACCCTCCGGCACCGCCGTGCGGACCGCCGAGCTCATGGCCGAGGCGCGCGGGGCCGAAGGTCCGGTCGCGGCGCCGCACGCCGACCAGCGGGCGCGCGGGCAGCTCGTCGCGGGCATCCCCGTGCACAGCCTCCGCATGACCGGCCTGCTCGCCGAGCAGCGCGTCATCCTCGGCGGGACCGGCGAGACGCTCACGATCGCGCACTCCACGGGCTCGGCCGAGGCGTACGAGGCGGGCATTCTGCTCGCGCTGCGGCGTGCAACCGAGGCGACCGGGATCGTCGTCGGGCTCGATGCCCTGCTCGATCTCGGGATGCCAGGCGTCGACGCTCCGGCCGGCGCCGGCACGCCGGGCGCTCGATGA
- a CDS encoding TIGR01777 family oxidoreductase, whose translation MQVLVAGASGFIGSALVERLRGAGHEIVRLVRRRATADDEVSWAPADGTIDATVMDRVDAVISLSGASLAHLPWTKRYRDEILQSRLDATRTLTEAMRSAEHPPAVFLSASAVGIYGDRPAELLTEHSAIGTGFLAEVVERWEGQAALAPEATRTVMFRSGIVVGDGGGALQRVATLTKLGLAGRLGTGEQYWPWIALEDEVRAIEFLLDSQLAGPVNLAGPTPATAGEITAELAEQLHRPHAFAVPERALELALGVAADELLLASQKVRPQRLIDAGFRFAHLTVASAIAAMISGSRAPG comes from the coding sequence GTGCAGGTGCTCGTCGCCGGGGCGTCCGGTTTCATTGGCTCAGCGCTCGTCGAGCGTCTCCGCGGAGCGGGCCACGAGATCGTCCGCCTCGTGCGACGCCGCGCGACGGCCGATGACGAGGTGTCGTGGGCTCCGGCCGACGGGACCATCGACGCCACGGTGATGGACCGGGTCGACGCGGTCATCAGCCTGTCAGGCGCGTCGCTCGCGCACCTGCCGTGGACGAAGCGCTATCGCGACGAGATCCTGCAGTCTCGGTTGGACGCGACGCGAACCCTGACCGAGGCGATGCGCTCGGCCGAGCATCCGCCTGCAGTGTTCCTGAGCGCGTCGGCGGTCGGCATCTACGGCGATCGGCCGGCCGAGCTGCTCACCGAGCACTCCGCGATCGGCACCGGATTCCTCGCCGAGGTCGTGGAGCGGTGGGAGGGGCAGGCCGCGCTCGCACCCGAGGCGACCCGCACGGTCATGTTCCGGAGCGGCATCGTCGTCGGCGACGGCGGTGGCGCACTGCAGCGCGTCGCCACGCTCACGAAGCTCGGCCTCGCGGGACGACTCGGCACCGGCGAACAGTACTGGCCGTGGATCGCGCTCGAAGACGAAGTGCGTGCCATCGAGTTCCTGCTCGACTCGCAGCTCGCGGGGCCCGTGAACCTCGCGGGCCCGACTCCCGCCACGGCGGGCGAGATCACCGCCGAGCTCGCCGAGCAGCTGCATCGCCCGCACGCCTTCGCGGTGCCCGAGCGTGCGCTCGAGCTCGCGCTCGGCGTCGCGGCCGACGAGCTGCTGCTCGCGAGCCAGAAGGTGCGCCCCCAGCGCCTCATCGATGCCGGGTTCCGGTTCGCGCACCTGACCGTGGCGTCCGCGATCGCGGCGATGATCAGCGGTTCGCGCGCTCCAGGCTGA
- a CDS encoding OsmC family peroxiredoxin: MAVTSEATTVWTGTLAEGSGDVTLDSSKLGSFPVNWKARAEGGGSGATTPEELLGAAHSACFSMALSHALAGAGHTPESIQTTAAVTFEAGKGVTGSHLLVSARVPGLSEADFESFAEDAKQNCPISKALAGVPITIEAELA; the protein is encoded by the coding sequence ATGGCCGTCACGAGTGAAGCGACCACCGTCTGGACCGGCACGCTGGCCGAGGGATCGGGCGACGTCACGCTCGATTCGTCGAAGCTCGGCTCGTTCCCCGTCAATTGGAAGGCGCGTGCCGAGGGCGGCGGCAGCGGCGCGACCACGCCCGAGGAGCTCCTCGGCGCCGCTCACTCCGCGTGCTTCTCGATGGCGCTCTCCCACGCGCTCGCGGGCGCGGGGCACACCCCCGAGTCCATCCAGACGACGGCCGCCGTGACGTTCGAAGCCGGCAAGGGCGTGACGGGCAGCCACCTGCTCGTGAGCGCCCGCGTCCCGGGCCTCAGCGAGGCGGACTTCGAGTCGTTCGCGGAGGATGCCAAGCAGAACTGCCCGATCTCGAAAGCGCTCGCGGGCGTGCCCATCACCATCGAGGCGGAGCTCGCGTAG
- a CDS encoding DUF4395 domain-containing protein yields the protein MTELAPNARPGIDPRGPRFAAAITAVLLLVTAALGFGGAEVVAWVLLAVLAALFAWGAFAGVQRHPFGVLFRAFVRPRLAASAEFEDPRPPTFAQGVGFAVTIAGVVLGFWLPGAVPIAASLAFVAAFLNAAFGLCLGCQLYLVLVRARVIRPA from the coding sequence ATGACCGAGCTCGCACCGAACGCCCGGCCGGGCATCGACCCGCGAGGGCCGAGGTTCGCCGCGGCCATCACCGCGGTGCTCCTCCTCGTGACCGCTGCGCTCGGATTCGGCGGCGCCGAGGTCGTCGCGTGGGTGCTGCTCGCCGTGCTCGCGGCCCTGTTCGCCTGGGGCGCGTTCGCGGGCGTGCAGCGTCACCCTTTCGGTGTGCTGTTCCGCGCGTTCGTGCGGCCGCGCCTCGCCGCGTCGGCCGAGTTCGAGGATCCGCGACCTCCGACGTTCGCGCAGGGCGTCGGCTTCGCCGTGACGATCGCAGGCGTGGTGCTCGGGTTCTGGCTTCCGGGCGCCGTGCCGATCGCGGCATCCCTGGCGTTCGTCGCCGCGTTCCTCAACGCCGCCTTCGGGCTGTGCCTCGGGTGCCAGCTGTATCTGGTGCTCGTCCGGGCTCGGGTCATCCGCCCGGCGTGA
- a CDS encoding TlpA family protein disulfide reductase — protein sequence MDWPLAIAAAAGLVAVATATGLLVRARTGRVRAQPTASASDTAHGETHALGLTSEQLGDAVTLVQFSTRFCSQCPGTARTLGALARDYRGVAHVEVDLTDDRTLAERFRVLQTPTTLVLDRHGTAVARIAGPPRTHELRAVLDALTTSTT from the coding sequence ATGGACTGGCCGCTCGCGATCGCGGCCGCCGCGGGTCTCGTCGCGGTGGCGACGGCCACCGGCCTGCTCGTGCGTGCCCGCACGGGCAGAGTGCGCGCACAGCCGACGGCGTCCGCGTCGGACACCGCCCACGGTGAGACACATGCCCTCGGCCTCACGAGCGAGCAGCTCGGGGACGCCGTGACGCTGGTGCAGTTCTCGACCCGGTTCTGCAGTCAGTGCCCAGGGACCGCCCGCACGCTGGGTGCGCTCGCGCGCGACTATCGCGGCGTCGCCCATGTCGAGGTCGACCTCACCGACGACCGCACCCTCGCCGAGCGGTTCCGCGTGCTGCAGACGCCGACGACGCTCGTGCTTGACCGTCACGGCACGGCCGTCGCGCGCATCGCGGGCCCGCCGCGCACGCATGAGCTCCGCGCCGTTCTCGACGCACTGACCACCTCGACGACCTGA
- a CDS encoding thymidylate synthase gives MEPAIPTPYPVLPITYEGLLRDTLANGTHKSDRTGTGTTSVFGRQLRFDLSQGFPLITTKRVHFKSIAYELLWFLRGESNVGWLREHGVTIWDEWADASGELGPVYGVQWRSWPTPGGEHIDQISQVIEDIRRTPDSRRLIVSAWNPADIPDMALAPCHALFQFYVADGKLSCQLYQRSADLFLGVPFNIASYALLTLMIAQQAGLEPGDFVWTGGDCHIYDNHREQVAEQLTREPYPFPTLQFRRKPDSIFDYEYEDFEVVGYEHHPAIRAAVAV, from the coding sequence GTGGAGCCAGCGATCCCGACCCCCTACCCTGTGTTGCCCATCACCTACGAGGGCCTGCTTCGCGACACGCTCGCGAACGGCACGCACAAGAGCGACCGCACCGGTACGGGCACGACGAGCGTGTTCGGGCGGCAGCTGCGATTCGATCTCTCGCAGGGCTTCCCCCTGATCACGACGAAGCGCGTGCACTTCAAATCGATCGCATATGAGCTGCTCTGGTTCCTGCGCGGTGAGTCCAACGTCGGCTGGCTGCGCGAGCACGGCGTCACGATCTGGGACGAGTGGGCGGATGCCTCGGGCGAACTCGGTCCCGTCTACGGCGTGCAGTGGCGGTCGTGGCCGACGCCGGGCGGCGAGCACATCGATCAGATCTCCCAGGTGATCGAGGACATCCGCCGGACGCCCGACTCCCGCCGGCTCATCGTGTCGGCCTGGAACCCGGCCGACATCCCCGACATGGCGCTCGCGCCGTGTCACGCGCTGTTCCAGTTCTACGTCGCCGACGGCAAGCTGTCGTGCCAGCTCTACCAGCGCAGCGCCGACCTGTTCCTCGGGGTCCCGTTCAACATCGCGTCGTACGCCCTGCTGACGCTCATGATCGCGCAGCAGGCCGGCCTCGAACCCGGCGATTTCGTCTGGACGGGTGGCGACTGCCACATCTACGACAACCACCGCGAGCAGGTCGCCGAGCAGCTGACGCGCGAGCCGTACCCGTTCCCGACGCTGCAGTTCCGGCGGAAGCCGGACTCGATCTTCGACTACGAGTACGAGGACTTCGAGGTCGTCGGCTACGAGCACCATCCCGCGATCCGCGCCGCGGTCGCGGTATGA
- a CDS encoding dihydrofolate reductase: MTSDSHPTIGLVWAEAHGGVIGAGGGMPWHVPEDLAHFKAVTMGGPVIMGRKTWDSLPERFRPLPGRGNVVVTRQGDWSAEGARSAGSLAEALGVAVASDADRVWVIGGGELFRLALPLADRIERTVLDLEVDGDAFAPALDETWHLDTADPAGSWHTSRSGIRYRFERLTR, encoded by the coding sequence ATGACGTCGGATTCGCACCCGACGATCGGGCTCGTCTGGGCCGAGGCGCACGGCGGCGTGATCGGTGCCGGCGGCGGCATGCCGTGGCATGTCCCGGAAGACCTCGCGCACTTCAAGGCCGTCACCATGGGCGGGCCCGTCATCATGGGCCGGAAGACCTGGGACTCGTTGCCTGAGCGGTTCCGGCCCCTTCCGGGCCGCGGCAATGTCGTCGTCACGCGCCAGGGCGACTGGTCCGCGGAGGGCGCGCGGAGTGCCGGCTCGTTGGCGGAGGCGCTCGGGGTCGCCGTCGCGAGCGACGCCGACCGTGTCTGGGTGATCGGCGGGGGAGAGCTGTTCCGGCTCGCGCTGCCCCTCGCCGACCGCATCGAGCGGACCGTACTCGACCTCGAGGTCGACGGCGACGCGTTCGCGCCGGCACTCGACGAGACCTGGCACCTCGACACCGCCGACCCGGCCGGCTCGTGGCACACCTCCCGGAGTGGCATCCGCTACCGATTCGAGCGCCTCACCCGCTGA
- a CDS encoding type IV toxin-antitoxin system AbiEi family antitoxin domain-containing protein, producing the protein MTRRSQTRRAGVSRRIPDDSHQPSSPPHPWSARDPSTFAPVTVPGALDPANSLRMQPVQMAVARCAALGGFARTSQLADAGVSRTTLRRAVDAGAMERLREGVYAHPGVSGDARVAALHGGMVGCISAARALGLWVMPFTGVHVMLAMRGRAHSHPGCECVAHRTTRPIVLGGRSGVGDALLSVLGCQGEEAFVTSLESALRQRRLSANQLTRLRRRMPAARRWLLDFARADADSGLETLLRFRLHAYGVEMRSQVAIPGVGRVDFVLGDRLIIEVDGRGNHADRPRRHKDLVRDAIAAGLGFETLRFDYAMIMHDWPTVRSTVLAKLAAGAHMSPRADASRRESSTTRRR; encoded by the coding sequence GTGACGCGCCGATCCCAGACCCGACGCGCCGGCGTGTCGCGCAGAATTCCCGACGACTCGCATCAGCCGTCCAGCCCTCCACACCCTTGGAGTGCACGCGATCCATCCACTTTCGCGCCAGTCACCGTGCCGGGCGCGCTCGATCCGGCGAACAGTCTTCGCATGCAACCTGTTCAGATGGCGGTGGCGCGGTGCGCCGCCTTGGGCGGATTCGCCCGCACGTCACAGCTCGCCGACGCGGGGGTGAGCCGGACTACGTTGCGCCGCGCCGTCGACGCCGGCGCGATGGAACGTCTTCGCGAGGGCGTCTACGCCCACCCGGGGGTCAGCGGGGATGCGCGGGTGGCGGCGCTGCATGGCGGCATGGTCGGATGCATCTCCGCAGCACGTGCGCTCGGGCTCTGGGTCATGCCCTTCACCGGGGTGCATGTGATGCTCGCGATGCGCGGACGGGCGCATTCGCACCCGGGTTGCGAATGCGTGGCGCATCGCACGACCCGCCCGATCGTGCTCGGTGGGCGATCGGGCGTGGGTGACGCGCTGCTCTCGGTGCTCGGGTGTCAGGGGGAGGAGGCCTTCGTCACCAGTCTGGAATCGGCGCTGAGGCAACGCCGTCTGAGCGCGAACCAGCTCACCAGGCTGCGTCGTCGCATGCCGGCGGCTCGGCGTTGGCTCCTCGACTTCGCGCGCGCCGACGCGGACAGCGGGTTGGAGACGCTGCTGAGGTTCAGACTGCACGCGTACGGCGTCGAGATGCGATCGCAGGTTGCCATTCCCGGCGTCGGGCGGGTCGACTTCGTGCTCGGGGACCGGCTGATCATCGAGGTCGACGGCCGCGGGAATCATGCGGACCGGCCGCGCCGTCACAAGGATCTCGTGCGGGATGCGATCGCCGCCGGTCTCGGGTTCGAGACACTCAGATTCGACTACGCCATGATCATGCACGATTGGCCGACCGTGCGCTCGACCGTTCTCGCGAAACTCGCGGCGGGCGCACACATGTCGCCCAGAGCTGATGCGAGTCGTCGGGAATCCTCCACGACACGCCGCAGATGA
- the dapA gene encoding 4-hydroxy-tetrahydrodipicolinate synthase: MTADGEVDWPGVEKHIDEVISAGADGIVVTGTTGETSTLTDPEKIRLVEVGKDVAAGRAKIITGGGSNETAHAIELYQHSEQAGADGIMIVTPYYNKPTQAGILTHFRMVADATDLPVILYDIPGRTGVPIRYETILRLAKHPNILAVKDAKGDFSEVSRVLNQTDLMYFSGDDANVLPHLSIGASGLIGVTANIAPAPYRTMIDAVNAGDLATATAAHRQLEPLVRAVMTHVPGTVAAKYILHGLGRIDSPRVRLPLVGPEEWEAALIEDEIDLVEGVTGVDFHNFRPDRNAAAGGALPKVAGTTR; this comes from the coding sequence ATGACGGCGGACGGCGAAGTCGATTGGCCCGGGGTCGAGAAGCACATCGACGAGGTCATCTCGGCCGGCGCCGACGGCATCGTCGTCACCGGGACGACGGGGGAGACCTCGACGCTCACCGACCCCGAGAAGATCCGCCTGGTCGAGGTGGGCAAAGACGTCGCCGCGGGGCGAGCGAAGATCATCACGGGCGGCGGGTCGAACGAGACCGCGCACGCGATCGAGCTGTATCAGCACTCCGAGCAGGCGGGCGCCGACGGCATCATGATCGTCACCCCCTACTACAACAAGCCCACGCAGGCGGGCATCCTCACCCACTTCCGCATGGTCGCCGACGCGACCGACCTGCCGGTCATCCTCTACGACATCCCCGGCCGCACGGGCGTGCCCATCAGGTACGAGACCATCCTGCGCCTCGCCAAGCACCCGAACATCCTCGCGGTGAAAGACGCCAAGGGCGACTTCTCCGAGGTCAGCCGGGTCCTGAACCAGACCGACCTGATGTACTTCTCGGGTGACGACGCCAATGTGCTCCCGCACCTCTCGATCGGGGCATCCGGCCTGATCGGGGTCACGGCCAACATCGCGCCCGCGCCGTATCGCACGATGATCGACGCCGTGAACGCGGGCGACCTCGCCACGGCGACCGCCGCGCACCGGCAGCTCGAACCGCTCGTGCGGGCCGTCATGACGCACGTGCCGGGAACGGTCGCCGCCAAGTACATCCTGCACGGCCTCGGCCGGATCGACAGCCCGCGCGTGCGGCTGCCGCTCGTCGGACCCGAGGAATGGGAGGCCGCGCTCATCGAGGACGAGATCGACCTCGTCGAGGGCGTCACCGGCGTCGACTTCCACAACTTCCGCCCCGACCGCAACGCCGCCGCAGGCGGCGCGCTGCCGAAGGTCGCCGGCACGACCCGCTGA
- a CDS encoding ribonuclease J — translation MPDTVFDPAPLQPGTLRITPIGGLGEVGRNMTAYELDGKILIVDCGVLFPEEHQPGVDLILPDFGFLRERLDDVVGVVLTHGHEDHIGAVPYLLKVRADIPLIGSTLTLALVEAKLKEHRIKPYTLTVAEGQHETLGPFDLEFIAVNHSIPDALAVAIKTRAGTVLATGDFKMDQLPLDGRLTDLREFARLGEEGVDLFMVDSTNADVPGFTPLEKDIGPVLDQVISRATKKVVVASFSSHVHRVQQVLDAAVANGRRVALLGRSMVRNMTIAEDLGYLKVPEGVLIDFKKAGDIPDDRIVYMSTGSQGEPMAVLSRMANRDHQIEIDEGDTVILASSLIPGNENAVYRVIDGLTKLGANVVHKGNAKVHVSGHAAAGELLYCYNILKPKNVLPIHGEYRHLVANAKLARETGIAEARTFIGENGTVFDLRDGEMRVVGQLDLGFVYVDGSTVGAITDADLKDRRILAEEGFISVIVVVDATTGHVISGPEIHARGFAEDTAVFEDVKPKIAAALAEAAQSGVRDSHALAQIVRRTLGTWVNRRLRRRPMLVPLVIEA, via the coding sequence ATGCCCGATACCGTCTTCGATCCTGCCCCGCTCCAGCCCGGCACCCTGCGCATCACGCCCATCGGCGGCCTCGGCGAGGTCGGCCGCAACATGACGGCGTACGAGCTCGACGGCAAGATCCTGATCGTCGACTGCGGCGTGCTGTTCCCGGAAGAGCACCAGCCCGGCGTCGACCTGATCCTGCCCGACTTCGGCTTCCTCAGGGAGCGCCTGGACGACGTCGTCGGGGTCGTGCTCACGCACGGCCACGAGGACCACATCGGTGCGGTGCCGTATCTGCTCAAGGTGCGCGCCGACATTCCGCTGATCGGCTCGACGCTCACGCTCGCGCTCGTCGAGGCGAAGCTCAAAGAGCACCGCATCAAGCCGTACACCCTGACCGTGGCCGAAGGCCAGCATGAGACGCTCGGGCCGTTCGACCTCGAGTTCATCGCGGTGAACCACTCCATCCCCGACGCGCTCGCGGTCGCCATCAAGACCCGCGCGGGCACGGTGCTCGCGACCGGCGACTTCAAGATGGATCAGCTGCCGCTCGACGGCCGGCTCACCGACCTGCGCGAGTTCGCGCGGCTCGGCGAAGAGGGCGTCGACCTGTTCATGGTCGATTCCACGAACGCGGATGTCCCGGGCTTCACGCCGCTCGAGAAGGACATCGGTCCCGTGCTCGACCAGGTGATCTCGCGGGCGACCAAGAAGGTCGTCGTCGCGAGCTTCTCGAGCCACGTGCACCGCGTGCAGCAGGTGCTCGACGCCGCCGTCGCGAACGGACGCCGCGTGGCGCTGCTCGGGCGCAGCATGGTGCGGAACATGACGATCGCCGAGGATCTCGGCTATCTGAAGGTGCCCGAGGGCGTGCTCATCGACTTCAAGAAGGCCGGCGACATCCCCGACGACCGCATCGTCTACATGTCCACGGGCTCGCAGGGCGAGCCGATGGCGGTGCTCAGCCGCATGGCGAACCGCGACCACCAGATCGAGATCGACGAGGGCGACACCGTCATCCTCGCCTCGAGCCTGATCCCGGGCAATGAGAACGCGGTGTACCGGGTGATCGACGGGCTCACGAAGCTCGGCGCGAATGTCGTGCACAAGGGCAATGCCAAGGTGCACGTCTCGGGTCACGCCGCCGCGGGCGAGCTGCTCTACTGCTACAACATCCTGAAGCCCAAAAACGTGCTGCCGATCCACGGCGAGTACCGGCACCTCGTCGCGAACGCGAAGCTCGCGCGCGAGACCGGCATCGCCGAAGCGCGCACGTTCATCGGCGAGAACGGGACCGTGTTCGACCTGCGCGACGGTGAGATGCGCGTGGTCGGGCAGCTCGACCTCGGCTTCGTGTACGTCGACGGTTCGACGGTCGGCGCGATCACCGACGCGGATCTCAAGGACCGCCGGATCCTCGCCGAGGAGGGCTTCATCTCGGTGATCGTCGTCGTCGACGCGACGACCGGGCACGTGATCAGCGGCCCCGAGATCCACGCGCGCGGCTTCGCCGAGGACACCGCGGTGTTCGAGGACGTCAAGCCCAAGATCGCCGCGGCGCTCGCGGAGGCCGCCCAGAGCGGTGTGCGCGACTCGCACGCGCTCGCGCAGATCGTGCGCCGCACGCTCGGGACCTGGGTGAACCGCCGGCTCCGCCGCCGGCCGATGCTCGTGCCGCTCGTCATCGAGGCCTGA